A stretch of Priestia aryabhattai DNA encodes these proteins:
- the uxuA gene encoding mannonate dehydratase → MNITFRWYGKGNDTVTLEQVKQIPGVKGIVWALHEKPVGDVWEIEEIQKEIEYIQSFGFHTDVVESVNVHESIKLGNAERELYIENYKQTIRNLAEFGVKVICYNFMPIFDWTRTEMFHPLADGSTALFYEKGKVENIDPKELIHTVTAASDLTLPGWEPEKLDHISELFEAYKKINEDLLWENLEFFLREVLPVAEECGIKLAIHPDDPPWSIFGLPRIITGETSYEKLMAISGSPSNAFTLCTGSMGANPKNNMVEIAKKYASRSPFAHVRNVKIYENGDFVETSHYTQDGSINIQGVVEELSNQNYSGYVRPDHGRHIWGEVCRPGYGLYDRALGIMYLLGLWDAHQVNKAGEKEWVQFTKI, encoded by the coding sequence ATGAATATTACCTTTAGATGGTATGGAAAAGGAAATGATACAGTTACTTTGGAACAGGTTAAACAAATTCCCGGGGTAAAAGGAATTGTTTGGGCATTGCATGAAAAGCCTGTAGGGGATGTATGGGAAATAGAAGAAATCCAAAAAGAAATCGAGTATATTCAATCATTTGGTTTTCATACGGATGTTGTTGAAAGCGTTAATGTTCACGAATCTATTAAATTAGGGAATGCAGAGCGAGAACTTTATATCGAGAACTATAAACAGACAATTCGTAATCTCGCAGAATTTGGTGTCAAAGTCATTTGTTATAACTTTATGCCAATCTTTGACTGGACTCGTACTGAAATGTTTCATCCTTTAGCGGATGGATCTACTGCCTTATTTTATGAAAAAGGAAAAGTAGAAAATATTGATCCTAAAGAGCTAATTCATACTGTGACAGCAGCCTCAGATCTGACGTTACCTGGGTGGGAGCCTGAAAAGCTGGATCACATTTCTGAGCTATTTGAGGCTTACAAAAAGATAAACGAAGATTTATTATGGGAAAATTTAGAGTTTTTCCTTAGAGAAGTATTACCTGTGGCAGAGGAATGTGGAATTAAATTGGCCATTCATCCGGATGATCCACCTTGGTCTATTTTTGGGTTACCGCGTATTATTACAGGCGAAACAAGCTATGAAAAATTGATGGCTATATCCGGTTCACCATCTAACGCGTTCACTTTATGTACAGGATCAATGGGCGCTAATCCTAAAAATAATATGGTGGAGATTGCTAAAAAATATGCTTCCCGTTCGCCTTTTGCCCATGTTCGCAATGTAAAAATCTATGAGAACGGCGACTTTGTAGAAACTTCTCATTATACACAAGATGGATCCATCAACATTCAAGGTGTTGTAGAAGAATTAAGCAATCAAAACTATAGCGGTTACGTAAGACCTGATCATGGTCGTCATATTTGGGGAGAAGTTTGTCGCCCTGGCTACGGGTTATATGACCGAGCCTTAGGAATCATGTACTTACTTGGTCTATGGGATGCTCATCAAGTCAATAAGGCAGGGGAGAAAGAATGGGTTCAATTCACGAAAATTTAA
- a CDS encoding SDR family oxidoreductase → MGSIHENLTGRVAVITGGSGVLCSKMAQELARQGMKVAILNRTIDKGREVVNEITELGRTAISVKADVLDRDSLLHAREEILKTFGRIDLLINGAGGNHPDAITEGEKYSEKVEEKTFFDLDENGFSQVFSSNFIGTFLASQVFGKALLEARSPVIINISSMSSYAPMTKVPAYSAAKASINNFTMWMAVHFAEAGLRVNAIAPGFFLTKQNRDLLLNNDGSLTERSNKIITSTPMKRFGKPEDLLGTLLWLADETYSGFVTGITVPVDGGFMAYAGV, encoded by the coding sequence ATGGGTTCAATTCACGAAAATTTAACTGGAAGAGTTGCTGTAATTACTGGGGGTAGCGGTGTACTTTGTTCTAAAATGGCACAAGAATTAGCAAGGCAAGGTATGAAAGTAGCTATCTTGAACAGAACTATCGATAAAGGAAGAGAAGTAGTTAATGAGATTACAGAATTAGGTAGAACGGCTATTTCCGTTAAGGCCGATGTGTTAGATAGAGATTCTTTATTACATGCAAGAGAAGAAATTCTTAAAACATTTGGCCGTATTGATTTACTTATTAACGGTGCGGGTGGGAATCATCCTGATGCTATTACAGAGGGAGAAAAATATAGCGAAAAGGTGGAGGAAAAAACATTTTTTGATTTAGACGAAAATGGTTTTTCACAAGTGTTTTCTAGTAATTTCATAGGAACGTTTTTAGCTAGTCAAGTTTTTGGAAAAGCTTTATTAGAAGCGAGGTCCCCTGTTATTATTAATATTTCTTCTATGAGTTCATATGCACCGATGACAAAAGTACCAGCCTATAGTGCTGCTAAAGCTTCTATTAATAACTTTACCATGTGGATGGCTGTTCATTTTGCTGAAGCTGGCTTACGAGTAAATGCTATCGCTCCAGGATTCTTTTTAACAAAACAAAATCGAGATTTATTGCTTAATAATGATGGAAGCTTAACAGAAAGATCCAACAAAATTATCACTTCGACACCAATGAAGCGGTTTGGAAAACCAGAGGATTTACTTGGAACATTACTTTGGCTTGCAGATGAAACGTATTCCGGCTTCGTTACGGGTATCACAGTACCAGTTGATGGAGGGTTCATGGCTTACGCAGGCGTCTAG